The genomic DNA CTGTGATTGTGACCTTGCCGGGATTCATTGCCCGCACTCGAACCGATATTAGGTCGCCGCTCTGGTACTCAATTCCTGTGGAAGAAACGACATTAAAGTGTTAGAATGTGGGACCAACAAAGAGAGTAGTGATCAGAcgacacacaaatgtatgttCCGTATCTGTTCCTGCACTGGAGCTCAACCATGCAGGCTCATCGGAGAACATTTCGATGTTCGTTCTACGTGCACTGGGTGGACATTGGGCTGAGATCTTTTGGCCGCAATGCCGTATCGGGGCACGGTAAATGTAAACGTAAATGTATTGAGTCTTATTGAGACACACAACCCACCCGCTGCGGTAAACACATTGAAGATCTCCACAACATCCGGCTGACTGACTGTCCAGGTGATCCTCAAGTCCTCCAGCGTACCCAGCACCATGGGCGAGAAGTCCGGCTGGCCCCATAGGGTGGCGGGCATGACGGCGCCACTGCGAATGCGGACGAGCGGTGTGCGGATTTGCACAGCCTTCAAGGCAGCAACACGGACCTCGATGGTGTCCTGCGATACTACTTCATCCTTGCCAGTGACGGGGTTCTTGAGCAGGCACTTTCCGGTTATTTGGGTAGCTCCTAGTCGATGGGCCGTGACAATGGCGGAGCTCATGGCTAAGTGAAAAACACGTGAGAAAATTGGGTGAATTCGTCTCCGTAAAGGAACCTTCGATTGGTACCTACTCGCGACTTGTTCTTTTTCCACGGTGTATATCACGTTGGTATTGGGCTGGGGACCGCCCTGGTAGTAGAtctggatgctgctgcccacCACAAGTGTGGAGTCGCGCGGGTAGAGGCGGATCGGGGCAAAGACCTGGACAACGATCGCCGGGCTGGACACCTGTTGCGGCCCCTTGCCAGCCTGGAAGACTATCTTGCTTTCCCCGATATTGTTCCCAGTGATGCTGTACCGAATCTGGCCAGGCTCGAGATGGCCCTGCTCGTCCAGACGCACACTCAATATAGTCGGATCAAAGACCACCTCGGAGAGGTCGTAGACAGCCAGTTTGTTGGGATCCACGTCCAGCACATTGTCGTTGGTGTCGAAGAGTTTCACAATCGCTTCGATGGAGTTCGTGCGCTCCACCCGATCCATGCTGACCACACTGATGGAGCCGATGCCCACCACGGAGATGGACAGGACACTGTTCTCGTTCATGAGGCAGCGGTCGGCCAACTCGAGACGTGTATGGCCCAGACGAAGCGGCGTCAACAATAATATGCCAGCCTTCTCGTCGTGCACCACATTCACGATACCGGACTCGGAGAGCTCCATTTCGAAGAAGCCGCTTCCCTGGGCAATGGGGATGCGTTCTCTGTAATTGGGGGCCAGATAGACGCTGATGTGATCCTTCGGCAGCAGCGTACTGTTCACCGTGTGGAACCTAATCTCGTTCTCAATCAATGGCGTTGTAATACTACCCGTTTTCAGCTGCGTACGAGAAGTCAGTTAGTTGTTAGTTAGGAACTCCAAGTTTTTATTTCCACTTACATTCTTGACCCCAAAGGGAGGGCGTTCCGCGTAAATGTCGTGTTGGGCCAGCATCTTGTCATTGTAGCGGACCACCGTGCCCTTGATGCGGAAGTTGGGCGACACTTCACTCAGCGTGAGGACAAGCATTTCGGTGGAAGTGACATTGACGCCGTGGAGAAGATCCACTTCGGACATCTGGTGGTGGGGAATGTTGTCCACATGGTATCGCTCGTCGCCTGCGGCAAACTCCCAGTCCAGCCACAGCGAGCTGATGTTCATGAGCCTGCGATTCTTGGCGTCCTGCACCTCGATTTCGATCTCAAAGTTGTTCTCCTGACTCTTGAGATACAGCAGCTTCGAGCGGTGCTCCAGGGGACACGACTGGCGCAACACCTGTCTGGAGTATAGCTTCAGAAAGCGCGGCATTACGCAGTGCACCTTGGTTGTCACTTCAGACTTAAAGGCGACGAATTTGGACGTGGCAAGGCTGTTGTAGACGCGGTATTGGAACACCGTCTCGCCCAGCTCGCGGCACAGGATACTGAACGCGGTAATGGGGTCCTCGGCGTCCAACTCAATCTCCGACACCTTCACGACCTTGCCATTAAAGTTTGTGGCCTTTGTGAGCTCCGCCTCCAGTGTAAAGATGCGGCGTGGCCCATGCACATAGATCACGTTTCGCGACGAGCCAATGGGCAGAACCAGCTCGTTCTCCAAGGGATTCAGGACGCTCAGCGCCTCGAACACATGCAAATCGACCGTGTCCTGGAGCACTTTGTCCTGAAAGATGTACGAGACGCGCAGCGAGGTGCTGCCCACGGCGGTGGCCCGCAGTCTCAGCACATGGCACGCATCAGGAGCCAACTTCTCAGCTTCCCAGTTGTTCTCTAGCTGAAGGATGGGTTGGCTGAAGTCCAGCTGGAAGTGCAAGTTATCGCAGTTTGTGTACGGCACTTCGGAGTCGTTCGCGTGCGCGTAGACAGCTACATGCAGGAGCACGTAGTCCTTAAGGGCTGTCTCGAAGTTGTACTGCTTGATCTCGAGTCGTTGCGGCGAGAGGAAGTAGATCTGAGCCAATTGGGCGACATTCTGGTTCTTGGCCAGGGCCACCTTGACGGTGGTGTGGGCAGCCAGCAGATTTCCGTCATCATACTGCTCCTGCGTGCCAGTGGAGAGACGCATTTCGGTGGTGGCCAAACCCTGGGCATCGATTTTCAGCACTTGCTCATTGCCGGACTGCCACACATAGCTGTAGTCCCCACCAGCCGCATAGAACTGCAGCTTAAGCGGCTTTATGCTGTTCGTGTCGTAGGGCAGAATCACCTTACTGGGTCTGAGCTGCAGCTTCTCAAAGATCTGCAGCTCTGCCTCCACCGCAAGCTGCAATGGATTGAATTTCAGAAGAGAACTGGAAGGATCAATGTCATTTACTTACCTGGTCGTACATGCCGGAAATTGTGCTGACGCCCTTCTGCAGAGCTTCACCGTACAGACAGCtgccgttttttgttttgttgaggATGCCGAAAAGAGATTTGTCCAGATTGGAGTGGATGGCAAACCGGTTACCCAGCGTCACCTTTTGGCCATCTGGAGCGTAAAGGTCGAAGACCACTTCGTGCTTCTCGCCCTCCACCGTCACCCAGTTGTTGTATGGCAGGAGACTGATGCCCAGCTTATGGGGCTCTGCCACGGTCAAGAGAGCGCTGGGCCCCTTAGTGTTCTTAACGGTCTCTGGCATGTTTCTATCACGCAGCAGGATCTGGGTGCGCCCTAGTGTCTCTCCGGTTGCGGTGCTACCTCTCAAACTGGCCACCTCGGTATCCTCCACCTCGAGGAAGTATTGCTTACTTTCCGTAATGTCGTGCAGCTTGTCCATCTTCAGCTGAAGAATGCGGAAGCTAATCGAGTCTTTGTTCAGGATCGTCGCCTCGGAAGGCTCGATTATTATATTGGCCAGCACACTGATGTACACTTCCAGGGGCTTCACATTGCTGTAATCGGCATAGGGCAAGGTGATGGTTATCTTCGAAGTGCCCGTATTGATTCCCTCCAGCAGGATCATGTAGCCCTTGATGCCGACGGCTTCGAATTTCTCGAGAGCGGGTGGCACCGTGTGGAACGGGCTTTGCGAGAAGGTTAGGAATCGCATAGCGGGCGGCTTTTTGCTGTCGGGCTCCGAAATGCCCCAGTTGAACTCGATTCCCTCGAGGGTGAAGAACTCGTTGCCCTGAGAGTCGAAGGCGTGCAGCTCGAAGATCGCTGGCGCCTCCTCCAGGTAGAGCTGGCGTGTGGCAGTCCGCACGTTCAGGCAGGCAATGTTGTCCACTATCACGTCGCAGCGCAGCACTGCACCGGTGTGCACTTCTTCCGCAAACACAATGGCCGTGTTACGACGTCGCTCGCGAGTCCGCACTGTGACCACCGCCTCGTAGGCGCATTCGCTGAAGTCATGATACACAGGCATCACGGATATAAGGTCTTGGCGGGAAGACGTCCTGCGAGATATTTTTTGTAGGTTAGTAATTTGAGGTTAAAGTGCCGGTCCGGTCGGTCAAGCCGGTCGGGCCGGGAAGCCAAGGCTAGCAAGCAATTGTAGGTTAAAACGCCAGTCAACTCACCATTTGTAGCAATTTCTTTCGTCCACCTGTAAGGTGAAGTTGATGGATTTCTCTTGGAAGATGGGTAGGAGTACGCGTGGGTGGTTTAATTTGGCAGCGTCGATTAACCTATGTGCCGCGCAAATtagcaaaaggaaatataCGACGCTGGCTGTCATTTCGAGAAGTTAGACGCGGTCTTTCACAAGAACAATGTGATACAATGAAAAAATGTGCTTGGCTGCGTCGCTCACTTTATGTGATGCGATGCCAACTAAGATGCCAACTAATTAGcgaaaataataacaaataacaaaacacGCGGagttttaataaaataaatgctaGGGATGCGATgttaatatatttgtatttatcgataaatcaaTCTATTTTGCGGGGACACTAACCATACACCATACTAGATTCTCCATACAGTACAAGCGAAACGTCAACGCTCACTGTGCGTGGAGAGTACCCCACCATGGTGTGTGTGGATTAGTGCGTGTAAAACACGCAGCCAATGATGGACATGTATTGCTCGTTATTTTTTAGCGCTCCAAAACGGTTTTGTCTTTATTCAAACGGACACTGCAcgtaatgtatgtatgtatgtgttggtgagTTGACTTGCTGAACTGCGATGgaacgaaaattcgttttaatgttttgattttgttttcggggcgtGCGAAGCAATGCTTTGCGGCAGTACCGCACCCACTCCCGAATACGGTCCGCACTCAAAAATTATACCCAATAGTGTAAGAATGTAGTTTTAAAGCAAGAAAAGACTTGAATAGAAGGAAAATACGAATGAATACACAAACACCATGGTGGGGTACTCTCCCCCCACAATGAGCGGTAACGATTCGCTTCCTCTAAAATTCGAATCGACTACACTGTATGGTTAGTGCATTTGGTCAATGCGGattcatcgtcgtgcgaccatacaattcgctgtagcgattaaataccaaaaacaaaacaaaaaaatactttgtTTATCATTATTCATCTATTCATTATTAGTCGGCACTTTGTGCATTGGATCAGAAATGGGCTCTGTTAAGGTAATTATTGGCGGAGAAGACATGCGCTCATTTTAAAGAGTAGATTGAATTTGCAGTTCAGATGAAAAAGGGGACGAAGCCTATGCAAACACACTGCGAAAGGCTCTGGATGGTTTGGGTGAAGTGGATGTCGACTTGAAAGAGGGACGTGTGATCGTTCAGACTGAGAGTCCGTGGTCAGAGGTGCACGATAAGATTGAGGCCACCGGACGAAAGGCTGTGCTGTCGGGATTTGGCGGACAGTCGGCAGTTGCTCTGATCAACACAACCGGCAGTGTGGTGGACCGAACGCCTGTCCAAGGCGTTGTACGGTTTACTGCCATCAGTGCAAAGAAGCCTGCCGTTTTGGTGGATGTCGTAGTGGATGGCCTGGAGCCGGGATTGCACGGCTTCCACATACACGAAAGTGGCGATGTTTCCCTAGGGTGTGCCTCTGTTGGCGACCACTATAACCCGCGTCAGTCGCGTCACGGCAGCCCAGAAGCATCGAGTTCAGAACGGCACGCTGGCGACTTAGGCAATCTACGTGCTGATGAGAGTGGACGGGCAAAGATCCGGTTTGTGGATGCTGAGCTGGAGGTGGCGGAGATTATCGGAAGGGCTGTTGTTATAACAGCCAGTGCTGACGATCTGGGACTTGGTGCAAACGACCAAAGTCTGATTGACGGCAACTCGGGCGAAAGGTATGTCCATAATGATGGTACACATAGTATATTTTGattgtatgtgcatatttcaCTTCAGAATCGCCTGCGGGATAATTGCTCGCTCGGCGGGAATAATGGAGAACTTTAAGAGAATCTGTGCCTGTGATGGCGTTACGCTTTGGGATGAACGCAACAAACCTCTGGCTGGAAAGGAGCGCTCCCAAAAGCTCTAAATGTTTCACATCCACCTCTGactttgtaaataaattataattatatgaTTAAAAGTTTTATTAGTACAAAAAAGTGACTGCTCTTTGATTCTGAATTCTtttaaagttttatttaaaatatttcttgcCGGGTTTGCTTGATCTCTTGTGATTTTTTAGCTaaaattattcattttattttaaattattattatctgtTTTGCTCTGCCAATACCTAAGGGGTTGggatgtgttgtgtgtgtgagtgtatgagtgtgttGGTTGGTAAACTTTAATTGTTCTGTTGAAGAACATACAGACGCGTTTGTTGTACAAgataataattttataattataataataatgataataacCATTATGCCTAATGCATTTGacattaattatatatatatgtataattaatttgattcCTCCGTTTAAACTACAGCGCATGCCACAATCCCTGCACCTTATTTTATCCTGAGGAAGCAGAGAGCGGGGCAAGCTGAagattcctttttttttgtgttatgtAAATTATCCGtacaaaatatgtaaagtGTATATGTTTTCTGCTTATTTACTGCGCTTGCCAGCCGTGTTTACACACCTGTTGGCTTTTTGTACTCTACGTGCTTTTTTCGACTCCTCCGGCTCATCAAAAGCTGGATCCATGGTCATCAACGTCGGAGATAAGCATTGTTTTATGGACACTGGACTGACAATAACGCCGCTTCTCTGATG from Drosophila subobscura isolate 14011-0131.10 chromosome E, UCBerk_Dsub_1.0, whole genome shotgun sequence includes the following:
- the LOC117890131 gene encoding LOW QUALITY PROTEIN: copper chaperone for superoxide dismutase-like (The sequence of the model RefSeq protein was modified relative to this genomic sequence to represent the inferred CDS: deleted 2 bases in 1 codon); the protein is MGSVKIEFAVQMKGDEAYANTLRKALDGLGEVDVDLKEGRVIVQTESPWSEVHDKIEATGRKAVLSGFGGQSAVALINTTGSVVDRTPVQGVVRFTAISAKKPAVLVDVVVDGLEPGLHGFHIHESGDVSLGCASVGDHYNPRQSRHGSPEASSSERHAGDLGNLRADESGRAKIRFVDAELEVAEIIGRAVVITASADDLGLGANDQSLIDGNSGERIACGIIARSAGIMENFKRICACDGVTLWDERNKPLAGKERSQKL